The proteins below are encoded in one region of Brassica napus cultivar Da-Ae chromosome A6, Da-Ae, whole genome shotgun sequence:
- the LOC106352471 gene encoding endoglucanase 22: MKPSICSSIYLLFVLLPTVISHNYSDALKKSILFFEGQRSGYLPREQRMTWRRDSALNDGKNLNADLVGGYYDAGDNVKFHFPMAFSATMLAWSAVDFGSYMSPADLRENLVALRWGTDYLLKTVSQLRDRIFVHVGEVEKDHQCWQRPEDMSTPRTAYAVETQYPASDLAGEITAAFAAASIAFKRYDPSYAQRLLKNALKTFKYADSHRGSYTNNTWVKLAVCPFYCSINGYGDELLWGAAWLRRATGKASYSKYLVDNRHSLGADFNYYEFGWDNKVGGVNVLVAKEAFEKNVPEIAPYRDTAEQMMCAYFPETAGPHMTYTPGGLLYKPGSNILQNTVALSFLLLTYAGYLSKSSQQLHCGSVKIHPESLRHLAKRQVDYILGDNPMKMSYMIGYGNHYPRKIHHRGASSPSIATHPKTIKCLEGWNIFASPKPDPNILVGAVVGGPNVDDKFVGGRNNASETEPTTYINAPFVGLLAYFNANKKN, encoded by the exons ATGAAGCCATCAATTTGCTCTTCCATATATCTCCTCTTCGTCCTCTTACCAACGGTGATCTCTCACAACTACTCCGATGCTCTCAAAAAGTCAATCCTCTTCTTTGAAGGTCAACGCTCTGGCTATCTTCCTAGAGAACAGAGGATGACGTGGCGCCGTGACTCTGCGCTCAACGACGGCAAGAACCTCAATGCTGACCTAGTTGGCGGTTACTACGACGCCGGCGACAACGTGAAGTTCCATTTTCCGATGGCGTTTTCGGCTACGATGCTAGCATGGAGCGCTGTCGACTTCGGTAGTTACATGTCTCCGGCAGATCTCCGGGAAAATCTTGTCGCTCTCCGGTGGGGAACCGATTATCTCCTTAAGACTGTTTCGCAACTTCGTGATCGGATTTTCGTTCAT GTGGGTGAAGTAGAAAAGGATCACCAGTGCTGGCAGAGACCGGAGGATATGAGCACACCACGAACAGCTTATGCTGTGGAGACGCAGTACCCGGCCTCTGATTTAGCTGGAGAAATCACAGCTGCGTTTGCGGCCGCTTCAATCGCATTCAAACGATATGATCCTAGTTATGCTCAACGTTTGCTAAAAAATgctttaaaaactttcaagtaCGCGGACTCACATCGAGGCTCTTATACCAATAATACATGGGTTAAACTTGCTGTTTGCCCGTTTTATTGTAGCATCAACGGATATGGG gACGAATTATTATGGGGAGCTGCATGGCTGAGAAGGGCTACCGGTAAAGCTTCTTACAGTAAATACTTAGTGGACAATCGTCATTCTTTAGGTGCAGATTTCAATTACTACGAGTTTGGATGGGATAACAAAGTTGGGGGTGTCAATGTTCTCGTTGCCAAG GAAGCATTCGAGAAGAATGTGCCAGAGATTGCACCGTATAGAGATACAGCCGAGCAAATGATGTGTGCCTATTTTCCAGAAACCGCCGGTCCACACATGACTTACACACCTGGCGGTCTTCTTTACAAACCCGGAAGCAACATCCTCCAAAACACCGTGGCATTGTCTTTTCTCCTCCTAACCTACGCCGGTTACCTCTCTAAATCGTCTCAACAACTCCATTGTGGTAGTGTCAAGATCCATCCAGAGTCTCTCCGTCACTTGGCCAAACGACAG GTGGATTACATTTTGGGAGATAATCCAATGAAAATGTCTTACATGATCGGGTACGGTAACCATTATCCGCGAAAGATCCACCACCGTGGCGCATCCTCGCCGTCTATCGCAACCCATCCCAAAACCATCAAATGTTTAGAAGGGTGGAATATATTTGCATCACCCAAACCGGACCCCAACATTTTAGTAGGTGCGGTGGTCGGGGGGCCTAATGTAGATGATAAATTCGTTGGAGGACGGAACAATGCTAGTGAGACGGAACCGACGACTTACATCAACGCACCTTTTGTTGGTCTTTTGGCTTATTTTAatgccaacaaaaaaaattag